One Chloroflexota bacterium genomic window carries:
- a CDS encoding DUF2029 domain-containing protein, with amino-acid sequence MTRAHVVAAAWVVVAALAVPGITRWGELVSRPPAGDFLAYYRAAERFAAHDPTLYSAPPTDVPDYLYPPLFAALLQPLTWMLPATAQDIWQLASIGCALIAIVLVGRSMPRPLSTREWSLAFVTLALFPPFFRTVRTGQVVCILLLLVALGIWTASRRRDAWAGIAYAAGAAIKLYPALFLLTELARGKRTLFLAGVGAGLALTAASLWAGGLALHQSFVFELLPQVSAFVHTTPPNQSLAAFFARLGLEAHLLPGIIAALMLAATLWLAWRSGSTEPWLVLAMTTVLTVIMPARSWDLNYLLVLAPLLLLYFSDRLKVVTVAVYGLITLERYWPLMPDHWAFQSFALAGGLLLWTACAWTLWQKPVPHA; translated from the coding sequence ATGACCCGTGCGCACGTGGTTGCCGCCGCTTGGGTGGTGGTGGCCGCGCTGGCCGTGCCCGGCATCACGCGCTGGGGCGAGCTGGTTTCGCGCCCGCCGGCCGGCGATTTCCTCGCATATTATCGTGCCGCCGAACGCTTCGCGGCGCATGACCCGACACTCTATTCAGCGCCGCCCACCGATGTGCCGGACTACCTATATCCCCCGCTGTTCGCCGCGCTGCTGCAACCGCTGACATGGATGCTACCGGCCACGGCGCAGGACATCTGGCAACTGGCGAGCATTGGGTGCGCGCTCATCGCAATCGTGCTCGTCGGGCGCAGCATGCCCCGCCCGCTTTCCACCCGCGAGTGGTCACTCGCGTTCGTTACGCTTGCACTCTTTCCCCCGTTCTTCCGCACCGTCCGAACCGGCCAAGTGGTTTGCATCCTGCTTCTACTCGTCGCATTAGGCATTTGGACCGCCTCGCGCCGGCGCGATGCATGGGCCGGCATCGCTTATGCCGCCGGGGCCGCCATCAAGCTGTACCCAGCGCTATTTCTGCTGACCGAGTTGGCCCGCGGCAAGCGCACGTTGTTTCTCGCGGGCGTCGGCGCCGGGTTGGCGCTGACGGCCGCCAGTCTCTGGGCTGGCGGACTGGCGCTGCATCAATCGTTCGTGTTCGAGTTGCTGCCACAGGTGAGCGCATTCGTGCACACGACGCCGCCTAACCAGTCGCTGGCCGCGTTCTTTGCGCGCCTCGGGCTTGAGGCGCACCTGCTACCAGGCATCATCGCGGCGCTGATGCTGGCCGCAACGTTGTGGCTGGCTTGGCGCTCCGGATCGACCGAGCCGTGGCTGGTGCTGGCCATGACCACGGTGCTGACCGTCATCATGCCCGCGCGCAGTTGGGACCTCAACTATCTGCTTGTACTCGCACCACTCCTGTTGCTGTATTTCAGCGACCGGCTCAAGGTGGTGACTGTCGCGGTCTATGGCCTGATCACGCTGGAACGCTACTGGCCGTTGATGCCCGACCACTGGGCGTTCCAGTCGTTCGCGTTGGCCGGCGGACTGCTGCTCTGGACGGCCTGCGCGTGGACTCTCTGGCAGAAGCCGGTGCCGCATGCGTGA
- a CDS encoding DUF2029 domain-containing protein: MRDRWLVAIAAVGVVVMAGWTAFVVSTDRPLDYYTYVIAADVLSRGENVFTMAEADYTPVARRLGITNYAPPYRYPLLTALAVLPLTYLPLRIGAALWVFASGLAGLAAAWRLGLHAPQAWQRRLILLAMIGYVPLLTTMNAGQVNAFPLLCTAAALHAWREARDARAGAWLALGLWFKPFAFALPALALWRTRWQTVIGIAIASAVIVLVGLPVFGVNLSIAQFEVFAGYQGIAALPIPTNQNLTGLLSRWLTRNDFGTPLIDAPGWLAPARYALTALILAVVAWALWPPTQPGAKRNSGARMMLEAALLISATHLLFTQTWYHHLAMLFIAFAALVAEWPDWRRPTPQIVVLGIAYVLIDLHGLIWKNLIGHTLLLDGATWAQVAILIMLVATLRRPTADSV; this comes from the coding sequence ATGCGTGACCGCTGGCTCGTCGCCATTGCCGCGGTAGGCGTTGTGGTCATGGCGGGCTGGACAGCGTTCGTCGTTTCGACGGATCGGCCGCTCGACTACTACACATACGTCATCGCGGCCGATGTGCTATCGCGCGGCGAGAACGTGTTCACGATGGCCGAGGCCGATTACACACCGGTCGCCCGGCGGCTCGGCATCACCAACTACGCGCCGCCGTACCGCTATCCGCTGCTGACCGCGCTGGCCGTGCTGCCACTGACCTATCTTCCGCTGCGAATCGGCGCCGCGCTCTGGGTGTTTGCCAGCGGGCTGGCGGGACTGGCCGCTGCGTGGCGGCTCGGTCTGCACGCGCCACAGGCGTGGCAGCGGCGGCTGATTCTGCTGGCCATGATCGGGTATGTGCCGCTGCTGACGACCATGAACGCCGGGCAGGTCAATGCGTTTCCGCTGCTGTGCACCGCGGCCGCGCTGCATGCGTGGCGCGAGGCGCGTGACGCGCGGGCCGGCGCGTGGTTGGCGCTCGGTCTCTGGTTCAAGCCGTTCGCCTTTGCGCTGCCGGCGCTTGCGCTCTGGCGGACGCGCTGGCAGACCGTGATCGGCATCGCCATCGCGAGCGCCGTCATCGTGCTCGTCGGACTGCCCGTATTCGGCGTCAATTTGAGTATCGCGCAATTCGAGGTGTTCGCGGGTTACCAGGGTATCGCCGCATTGCCGATACCGACTAACCAGAACCTGACGGGACTGCTCTCGCGCTGGCTCACACGCAACGATTTCGGTACGCCGCTGATCGACGCGCCAGGCTGGCTGGCACCGGCACGCTATGCGTTGACAGCACTCATCCTGGCCGTCGTCGCGTGGGCGCTCTGGCCGCCGACGCAGCCGGGCGCGAAGCGAAACAGCGGGGCGCGCATGATGCTGGAAGCGGCATTGCTCATCAGCGCCACGCACCTGTTGTTCACCCAGACATGGTATCATCACTTGGCCATGCTATTCATTGCCTTTGCGGCGCTCGTCGCCGAGTGGCCCGACTGGCGCCGGCCGACGCCGCAGATCGTTGTGTTGGGCATTGCATACGTGCTGATTGATCTGCACGGGCTAATCTGGAAGAATCTGATCGGCCATACACTGCTGCTTGACGGCGCAACCTGGGCGCAGGTCGCGATCCTGATTATGCTCGTGGCGACGCTGCGCCGCCCGACTGCGGATAGCGTATGA
- a CDS encoding DUF2723 domain-containing protein: MNERRGMLAVFVLSLAFYTATLAPTVQWGDFGGYQTRITIGELELAPQGHPLWNLIARPFTKLPFGDAAWRVNFTSAFFAALALSVLYLTLVRLSRSRTAAALAVLGLAVSHTFWTYAVVPKAYSLTLLMLALCIHWLVAWRTAPKAWHLPAIGVTMGLGVMNHLIVVTAMPAVMVFIAWDGFRRRRVGSTRAAPTRVALAVIRDLAVYVLTVTIGFTPYLLLLSAAPSTGATTGGFVTSNLVKFAELLTSPTELLVGIGLTVGNLGYQFFFLTFVGAWGWWHMARRDPQLAALVMLIFLGDVAFVLIPTEPPVMMHWHLYHPAYLAFAYPLMWGIADLLAARGDTWRARAGWIAVTVLPVLAVYFVLAPGVARLTGITERLGVRDLPGRDTVAFLFTPSKAGDYGARRFGEAVFQGLPARAVIFADWTPYAALWYLQRVEGVRPDVTVSDLPDQGTLLDAVNRYRGSGRSIFLADNSRYYDLALLQTQYRIEPTGVMYRLVPLVP, from the coding sequence ATGAACGAACGGCGCGGCATGCTGGCTGTGTTCGTGCTTTCGCTGGCGTTTTACACCGCCACGCTGGCGCCGACCGTACAGTGGGGCGACTTCGGCGGCTACCAGACCCGCATCACGATCGGCGAGCTTGAACTCGCCCCACAGGGCCACCCGCTCTGGAACCTGATCGCGCGACCATTCACGAAACTGCCGTTCGGCGATGCGGCCTGGCGCGTGAACTTCACCTCGGCGTTCTTCGCCGCGCTCGCGCTCTCCGTCCTCTACCTGACGTTGGTGCGCCTGTCACGCTCGCGCACCGCGGCCGCGCTGGCCGTGCTCGGACTGGCGGTATCGCATACGTTCTGGACCTACGCGGTCGTGCCGAAGGCGTATTCGCTCACGCTACTGATGCTGGCGCTGTGCATTCACTGGCTGGTCGCCTGGCGCACGGCACCGAAAGCGTGGCACCTGCCGGCGATCGGTGTAACCATGGGTCTCGGCGTCATGAACCACCTGATCGTCGTGACGGCCATGCCGGCCGTGATGGTGTTCATCGCCTGGGACGGCTTCCGGCGCAGGCGCGTCGGCAGTACCCGCGCCGCACCCACCCGCGTCGCGCTTGCCGTAATTCGCGACCTTGCGGTATACGTGCTCACCGTGACCATCGGCTTTACGCCGTATCTGCTGCTGCTCAGCGCTGCGCCCAGCACCGGCGCGACAACCGGCGGCTTCGTCACGTCCAACCTCGTCAAATTCGCGGAGCTTCTGACAAGTCCTACCGAGCTGCTGGTTGGAATCGGCCTGACTGTAGGCAACCTAGGCTACCAGTTCTTCTTCCTCACGTTTGTCGGCGCGTGGGGCTGGTGGCACATGGCGCGGCGCGACCCGCAGTTGGCGGCGCTCGTGATGCTCATCTTCCTCGGTGACGTTGCGTTCGTGCTCATTCCTACCGAGCCGCCAGTTATGATGCACTGGCACCTGTACCACCCCGCGTATCTGGCGTTCGCCTATCCGCTGATGTGGGGCATCGCCGACCTACTTGCCGCACGTGGCGACACCTGGCGTGCTCGCGCGGGATGGATCGCGGTTACTGTATTGCCGGTGCTGGCGGTCTACTTCGTGCTGGCGCCCGGTGTGGCACGGCTAACGGGAATCACGGAGCGACTCGGCGTGCGTGACCTGCCCGGCCGGGACACGGTAGCGTTTCTCTTCACGCCATCGAAGGCCGGGGATTACGGCGCGCGCCGATTCGGCGAAGCGGTCTTTCAGGGGTTGCCCGCGCGGGCTGTGATCTTCGCTGATTGGACACCGTACGCGGCGCTCTGGTACCTGCAGCGAGTCGAGGGCGTTCGCCCCGATGTGACCGTCAGCGACCTGCCCGATCAGGGGACACTGCTCGACGCGGTGAACCGCTACCGAGGCTCCGGTCGCTCGATCTTCCTCGCCGACAATAGTCGCTACTACGACCTGGCGCTACTTCAGACGCAGTACCGCATCGAGCCAACCGGCGTCATGTACCGGCTCGTGCCGCTCGTGCCATGA
- a CDS encoding glycosyltransferase family 4 protein, giving the protein MNRLFAFDARTVQDHFPGIARYGFNLVSAMLDLDTGQQFELLGPPPELNTRFDLSPWQSKANARVTTIPASLFSLAGQWRARQWIARVKPRLYHSPYYLMPYWTPCPSIVTVHDLIPLLYPQYFTAMQRLIFGMAMRLAVGRARWIIADSESTARDLRARLHARTDRVVVIHLGVDPVMQPAPAENIEALRAHYGLPEPYVLYVGSNKPHKNLLRLVEAYARIAEREQTPLVVAGHWDAEHPEARERAEQLGLGQSVRWLGAIPADDLPALYSGATLFVFPSEYEGFGLPVLEAMACGAPVLCADSSSLPEVAGVAATLIDPRHIEGWSHAIERLLANAEQRAQMREAGLRRAARFAWSETARQTLAVYRRGVT; this is encoded by the coding sequence ATGAATCGCCTATTCGCATTTGATGCGCGCACCGTGCAGGATCACTTTCCGGGCATCGCGCGTTATGGTTTCAATCTGGTCTCGGCCATGCTGGACCTGGACACAGGGCAACAATTCGAGCTACTCGGTCCTCCGCCCGAGCTCAACACGCGCTTCGACCTCTCGCCCTGGCAATCTAAAGCCAACGCGCGCGTCACGACCATCCCGGCATCGCTATTCTCGCTGGCCGGCCAGTGGCGCGCACGGCAATGGATCGCCCGGGTGAAGCCTCGACTCTATCATTCGCCCTATTACCTGATGCCGTACTGGACGCCATGCCCGTCCATCGTCACCGTCCACGACCTGATTCCTCTGCTCTACCCGCAATACTTTACGGCGATGCAGCGACTTATCTTCGGCATGGCGATGCGGCTGGCCGTTGGCCGGGCGCGGTGGATCATCGCCGACTCCGAATCGACGGCGCGCGACCTGCGCGCGCGGCTGCACGCGCGCACCGATCGTGTGGTGGTGATCCACTTGGGCGTGGATCCGGTCATGCAGCCTGCGCCTGCGGAGAACATTGAGGCGCTGCGCGCGCACTATGGGTTGCCCGAGCCATACGTTCTCTACGTGGGCAGCAACAAGCCGCACAAAAACTTGCTGCGCCTGGTCGAAGCGTACGCGCGGATCGCCGAGCGCGAACAGACGCCGCTGGTCGTGGCGGGGCACTGGGATGCGGAACACCCAGAGGCGCGGGAACGCGCGGAGCAACTTGGTCTGGGCCAATCCGTGCGCTGGCTCGGCGCGATACCGGCTGACGATCTGCCGGCGTTGTATAGCGGGGCGACGCTCTTTGTGTTTCCGTCGGAGTATGAGGGGTTTGGCCTGCCGGTGCTGGAGGCGATGGCGTGCGGCGCGCCGGTGCTGTGCGCGGACAGCAGCTCGCTCCCGGAGGTGGCCGGCGTCGCGGCCACGCTGATTGACCCGCGCCATATCGAAGGCTGGTCCCATGCCATCGAGCGACTGCTGGCCAACGCCGAACAGCGCGCCCAAATGCGGGAAGCCGGCCTGCGGCGCGCCGCGCGCTTCGCCTGGAGCGAGACGGCCCGCCAGACACTGGCAGTCTACCGGCGCGGCGTTACCTAG
- the ybaK gene encoding Cys-tRNA(Pro) deacylase: protein MPSEDFPVTPAVRFLREHNVAFEPHLYNYEEHGGTRVSAAALGVPEHMMVKTLVMETDRKQPLIVLMHGDREVSTKTLARLIGAKQVSPCAPDMAQKHSGYMVGGTSPFGTRKTMPIYAEQTIFDLPRIYINGGKRGFLVVIDPAELKRTLAVTPVAVAVAG from the coding sequence ATGCCTTCGGAAGACTTTCCCGTCACCCCGGCCGTGCGCTTTCTGCGCGAGCACAACGTAGCGTTTGAGCCGCACCTGTATAACTACGAGGAGCACGGCGGCACGCGCGTCTCGGCGGCCGCGCTGGGCGTACCCGAGCATATGATGGTCAAGACGTTGGTCATGGAAACGGACCGCAAACAGCCGTTGATCGTGTTGATGCACGGCGACCGCGAAGTATCCACCAAGACGCTCGCCCGGCTGATCGGCGCGAAACAGGTCTCCCCGTGCGCGCCCGACATGGCACAGAAGCACAGCGGCTACATGGTCGGCGGCACCAGCCCGTTTGGCACGCGCAAGACCATGCCGATCTACGCCGAGCAGACGATCTTCGATCTGCCGCGTATCTACATTAACGGCGGCAAACGCGGCTTCCTCGTGGTGATCGACCCGGCCGAGCTGAAGCGCACGCTCGCGGTAACGCCTGTCGCGGTGGCAGTCGCCGGCTAG
- a CDS encoding NUDIX domain-containing protein, which yields METVNPRRPHQPRTTPVRRYAREKSAGAVVYYRGRPLEFLLIAAGYWEFPKGRIDADESEVAAALREVREETGLAVRLQDGFRRETSYVYRHHRDGELVRKQVVYFLGEATTRDVLLSSEHQHKAWLPYEEARARLRHESSKQLLEAAHQFLRERSRTT from the coding sequence ATGGAAACCGTCAATCCCCGGCGCCCTCACCAGCCGCGTACTACCCCGGTCCGACGCTATGCGCGCGAGAAGTCGGCCGGCGCCGTCGTATATTACCGCGGCCGGCCGCTCGAATTTCTGCTGATCGCGGCCGGCTACTGGGAGTTCCCGAAGGGACGCATCGACGCGGATGAAAGCGAGGTCGCCGCCGCGCTGCGCGAAGTGCGCGAGGAGACCGGACTGGCTGTGCGCCTGCAAGACGGCTTCCGGCGCGAAACCAGCTACGTCTACCGCCACCACCGCGACGGGGAACTGGTGCGCAAACAGGTCGTCTATTTCCTCGGCGAAGCAACAACCCGCGATGTGTTGCTATCGTCTGAGCATCAGCACAAGGCGTGGCTGCCCTACGAAGAAGCACGGGCGCGGCTGCGCCACGAGAGCAGCAAACAGCTACTGGAGGCGGCCCACCAGTTTCTGCGCGAACGATCGCGCACAACCTGA
- a CDS encoding S8 family serine peptidase: protein MVAHVERGADPTTFTVIPNSAHRQRLTTHDQDSPPDAICPVCRRPVDRALFVLSSRVEPRFARRIRAAHPDWIESEGVCPACAFDAAESARRERSGYSLQGELQLPYPAYDAGDARLLPLAARLRAHPVYAGRRITIAFLDSGFYPHPDLMRPRERIRRYVDATVDEPFEAPLPKEPSVEQWHGTMTSCVGAGNGFLAQGMYAGLAPHARVVLVKAGNRRTRRIHDRDILRALQWVVDNHERDDIRIVNISLGGDRGATGRPSELDRLIEEAVALGMIVVCAAGNGGQPHIDSPATAPSAIVVGGVDDQNTLEERHWRPYHSDWGAAADGSLKPDVIAPAAWLPAPMLLTSETHNEGMLLWQLMQSGDRQFAQAMQTSLAREYFKTSTMRLPIAEIRQKIRGRMLEQKFVHAHYQHVDGTSFSAPIVSAIAAQMLEANPLLTPGLIKRIVGGTAERLNGTPAEPQGCGVINAARSVAAALRAPGGPLAGFPLSPATEPWGITFTCYNPDATRVALVGTFNGWDTRTHPLRNTGGGVWQITIETPAPGAHAYKFFVDSTRWLRDPENGDVVDDGCGDYHSVFRSE, encoded by the coding sequence ATGGTGGCACACGTTGAACGAGGCGCGGACCCGACGACCTTCACTGTGATACCCAATTCGGCGCATCGCCAGCGCCTCACAACGCACGATCAGGATTCCCCGCCGGACGCCATCTGCCCGGTCTGCCGCCGCCCGGTTGACCGAGCGCTTTTCGTTCTGTCGAGCCGTGTAGAACCGCGTTTTGCCCGGCGGATCCGGGCAGCGCATCCGGACTGGATCGAGTCGGAGGGCGTCTGCCCGGCCTGCGCATTCGACGCGGCGGAATCCGCCCGGCGCGAGCGCAGCGGGTACTCGCTGCAGGGTGAACTGCAACTGCCGTACCCCGCGTACGATGCCGGCGATGCGCGCTTGCTGCCGCTGGCGGCCCGCCTGCGCGCCCATCCGGTGTACGCCGGCCGGCGCATCACCATCGCATTTCTCGACTCCGGCTTCTACCCTCACCCGGACCTGATGCGTCCGCGCGAACGGATCCGGCGCTATGTGGATGCGACGGTCGACGAGCCGTTTGAAGCCCCGCTCCCGAAAGAGCCGAGCGTCGAGCAGTGGCACGGCACCATGACGTCCTGTGTGGGTGCGGGAAACGGCTTCCTGGCGCAGGGCATGTATGCCGGGCTCGCGCCGCATGCCCGCGTCGTGCTGGTCAAGGCCGGCAACCGCCGCACCCGCCGCATTCACGACCGCGACATCCTGCGCGCACTGCAATGGGTGGTTGACAACCATGAGCGTGACGATATCCGGATTGTCAACATCTCGCTCGGCGGCGACCGTGGCGCGACCGGGCGGCCGTCGGAACTGGACCGGCTGATCGAGGAGGCGGTTGCGCTGGGCATGATCGTCGTATGCGCCGCCGGCAACGGCGGTCAGCCGCATATCGACTCGCCGGCCACAGCGCCCTCAGCCATTGTGGTCGGCGGCGTCGACGACCAGAACACGCTCGAGGAGCGCCACTGGCGGCCATATCACTCCGACTGGGGCGCAGCCGCCGATGGCTCGCTCAAGCCCGACGTGATCGCCCCGGCCGCCTGGCTGCCCGCGCCAATGCTGCTGACATCGGAAACGCACAACGAGGGTATGCTGCTCTGGCAATTGATGCAATCCGGCGACCGCCAGTTTGCGCAGGCCATGCAGACATCACTCGCGCGCGAATACTTCAAGACGAGCACCATGCGCCTGCCGATCGCCGAAATCCGGCAGAAGATTCGCGGCCGCATGCTCGAGCAGAAGTTCGTCCACGCGCATTACCAGCACGTGGACGGGACATCATTCTCGGCCCCGATTGTATCTGCAATCGCGGCGCAGATGCTCGAGGCTAATCCATTGCTCACTCCGGGACTGATAAAGCGAATCGTCGGCGGCACGGCCGAGCGACTGAACGGCACGCCCGCCGAGCCCCAGGGTTGCGGTGTGATCAACGCCGCGCGCTCCGTGGCCGCCGCCCTGCGCGCACCCGGCGGGCCGCTGGCCGGCTTCCCGCTCTCGCCCGCCACGGAGCCATGGGGCATTACGTTCACGTGTTACAATCCCGACGCCACGCGCGTCGCGCTCGTCGGAACGTTCAACGGCTGGGACACACGCACGCACCCGCTGCGCAACACGGGCGGCGGCGTCTGGCAGATCACGATCGAAACTCCGGCACCAGGCGCGCACGCGTACAAGTTCTTTGTGGATAGCACGCGCTGGCTGCGCGACCCGGAAAACGGAGACGTCGTCGACGATGGCTGCGGAGACTATCACTCGGTCTTCCGCAGCGAATAG
- a CDS encoding esterase: MQRFVDGWHSPRLDRHMEIVTYGHYGFPLLLFPTAAADYLEYERFHLIGSIADFIEAGKVKVFSINSINSESWMNRRAAPWYRALRQTQYNGYVCEEVAPYIWNACQGRVGIITAGASLGAYHCANQLFRRPDLFDGMLAMSGNYHIRNFADGYDDENVYYNDPLSYLPNLNDDYYLPLLRQKQHIHILTGQGAYERPEYSRELSGILSAKGIPHELDIWGYDMPHDWPTWRAMIRYTIESKF; this comes from the coding sequence ATGCAACGATTCGTTGACGGCTGGCACAGCCCGCGGCTCGACCGCCACATGGAAATCGTGACGTACGGTCACTATGGATTTCCGCTGCTGCTCTTCCCGACGGCGGCCGCCGACTACCTGGAATACGAGCGCTTTCACCTGATCGGCTCCATCGCCGACTTCATCGAAGCCGGCAAAGTGAAGGTGTTCTCGATCAACAGCATCAACAGCGAGTCGTGGATGAACCGTCGCGCGGCGCCGTGGTACCGCGCGCTGCGGCAGACGCAATACAACGGCTACGTCTGCGAGGAGGTGGCGCCCTATATCTGGAACGCCTGCCAGGGCCGCGTCGGTATCATCACGGCGGGCGCCAGCCTGGGCGCCTATCACTGCGCGAACCAGCTGTTTCGCCGTCCCGATCTGTTCGACGGCATGCTCGCCATGAGCGGCAACTACCACATCCGCAACTTCGCGGACGGCTACGACGACGAGAATGTGTACTACAACGATCCGCTGTCGTACCTGCCAAATCTTAATGATGATTACTACCTGCCGCTTTTGCGTCAAAAGCAGCATATACATATACTGACGGGGCAGGGTGCGTACGAGCGACCGGAGTATTCGCGCGAGTTGTCGGGCATTCTCTCGGCCAAAGGCATTCCCCACGAGCTTGACATCTGGGGCTATGACATGCCGCACGACTGGCCGACCTGGCGGGCAATGATCCGGTACACCATCGAGTCCAAGTTCTAG
- a CDS encoding carboxylate-amine ligase: MAQTPSFSIGIEEEYQIIDPETRELKSYITELLEEGKMTMMEQYIKPELHASTIEIGTNVCRTPAEARAELVRLRRGVMDLAYKNGLRIAAAGSHPFSKWIDSEITPYERYLGVRQDMADLAQRLLIFGTHIHIGIEDPEFLIDAMNVSRYFMPHVMCLSNSSPFWNGRDTGLQSYRSIIFRNFPRTGIPREFGSYAEFKGFVDFLVRTNSIPDGSKIWWDARPNAKYPTLEFRVCDVCTRVDEAIAIAAIFQAIIYKLWKMRRDNITFRKYPNALIEENKWRAVRYGLHGKLIDFGKETEMPARELIHELLDWFIGDVVDELGSRKEVAYAYRILEEGSSADRQLETFKQTNSLRAVVDRIIAETEEGVR; this comes from the coding sequence ATGGCCCAGACCCCGTCGTTCAGCATCGGCATCGAGGAAGAGTACCAGATCATCGATCCGGAAACGCGCGAGCTCAAGTCGTACATCACGGAGTTGCTGGAAGAGGGCAAGATGACGATGATGGAGCAGTATATCAAGCCCGAACTGCACGCGTCCACGATCGAGATCGGCACCAACGTGTGCCGGACGCCGGCCGAAGCGCGCGCCGAACTGGTGCGGCTGCGCCGGGGCGTCATGGACCTGGCGTACAAGAACGGCCTGCGCATCGCGGCCGCCGGCTCGCACCCATTCTCGAAATGGATCGACTCCGAGATCACGCCGTATGAGCGCTACCTCGGCGTGCGGCAGGACATGGCCGACCTGGCGCAGCGCCTACTGATCTTCGGCACGCACATCCACATCGGCATCGAAGACCCCGAGTTCCTGATCGACGCGATGAACGTGTCGCGCTACTTCATGCCGCACGTCATGTGCCTGTCCAACTCGTCACCGTTCTGGAACGGCCGCGACACCGGCTTGCAGTCGTACCGCAGCATCATCTTCCGCAACTTTCCGCGCACCGGTATCCCGCGCGAATTCGGCTCGTACGCGGAATTCAAGGGCTTCGTGGATTTCCTGGTGCGGACGAACAGCATTCCAGACGGCAGCAAGATCTGGTGGGACGCGCGCCCCAACGCTAAGTATCCGACGCTCGAGTTCCGCGTCTGCGACGTCTGCACGCGTGTGGACGAGGCAATTGCCATCGCCGCAATCTTCCAGGCGATCATCTACAAGCTCTGGAAGATGCGCCGCGACAACATCACCTTCCGCAAGTACCCGAACGCGCTGATCGAGGAGAACAAGTGGCGCGCGGTGCGCTACGGCCTGCACGGCAAGCTGATCGACTTCGGCAAGGAGACCGAGATGCCGGCGCGCGAACTGATCCACGAACTGCTGGACTGGTTTATCGGCGACGTGGTCGATGAATTGGGCAGCCGCAAGGAAGTCGCCTACGCCTACCGCATCCTCGAAGAAGGCTCCAGCGCCGACCGCCAACTGGAGACGTTCAAGCAGACCAACAGCCTGCGCGCCGTGGTGGACCGCATCATCGCCGAAACCGAGGAAGGCGTCCGATAA
- a CDS encoding GxxExxY protein — protein sequence MTDLLLKDAVFAIIGAAIEVHRTLGHGFLEGVYQEALEIELVAKGIPFESQKPLAISYKGHRLAKSYVADYLCYGQIIVEIKALEQMSGIEEGQLLNHLRASGMKVGLLINFGRPGKLDWKRFVW from the coding sequence ATGACAGATCTATTGCTCAAAGACGCAGTGTTCGCGATTATCGGCGCTGCGATTGAGGTTCATCGCACACTCGGTCACGGATTCCTTGAGGGAGTGTATCAGGAAGCGCTGGAAATTGAGCTTGTGGCGAAAGGGATTCCGTTCGAATCGCAGAAACCGCTTGCGATCAGCTACAAAGGCCACAGGCTTGCCAAATCATACGTCGCTGACTACCTGTGTTACGGGCAGATCATCGTTGAGATCAAGGCACTTGAACAGATGAGCGGGATTGAAGAAGGTCAGCTTCTCAACCATCTCCGTGCCAGTGGCATGAAAGTCGGACTGTTGATCAACTTTGGGCGTCCCGGCAAACTCGACTGGAAGCGTTTCGTCTGGTAA